Proteins encoded by one window of Streptomyces sp. NBC_01571:
- a CDS encoding PP2C family protein-serine/threonine phosphatase, whose product MSAVAPAHEAFTSVPHPVLVVDGAGVVCHVNPQAAALFPSLCRGTALSDGVPAWLANAHARRTADRRQGDTAAVPGLVGERSFEAHPTVQDDGNVVWWLVDDTDHRLAREALREERERTAFLTEASNTLLSSLNLERCMDVTAQLAAEHLADAAVVIAPRSARRLPVVLCLRGGRPQRFQWDVDPSEVPGLAEAIQGFPPVPSRWIDPASAPEWLVPEGFGTVGSIVVTPLPGHGVPAGALVLLRRSGETAFSDGEEIFARLFAARSGAAMSAARLYAEQSSLTQTLMRDLLPPALHQISGVDFAGGYRASRDHERIGGDFYDVHPASVEGEESFAVLGDVCGKGMEAAVLTGKIRNTLQALLPMAGDHQRMIDLLNGALLNSHHTRFATLVMASAVREAGSVRLRVTSAGHQPVLIVRHDGTVEEGSSRGTLIGTFPKAPATTMHETLAPGEFCMLFTDGFTEAKGGPLGDEFFGEDRLRAALSQCAGMPAEAVVEHVQMLASQWVGSGSHDDMAVIVIASPRSHHLSAVDGHTRGRFTA is encoded by the coding sequence GTGAGCGCTGTTGCTCCGGCCCACGAGGCATTCACGTCGGTGCCCCACCCAGTTCTGGTCGTGGACGGCGCCGGCGTCGTATGTCACGTCAACCCGCAGGCGGCTGCGCTCTTTCCCAGCCTCTGCCGCGGTACTGCTCTTTCGGACGGCGTTCCGGCCTGGCTGGCGAACGCCCACGCCCGCCGGACGGCCGACAGGCGCCAGGGCGACACTGCTGCCGTCCCGGGGCTGGTGGGGGAGCGGAGCTTCGAGGCGCATCCGACCGTGCAAGATGACGGGAACGTGGTGTGGTGGCTGGTGGACGACACCGATCACCGGCTGGCCCGCGAGGCGCTGCGGGAGGAACGCGAACGCACAGCGTTTCTCACCGAGGCGTCCAACACGTTGCTGTCGTCACTGAATCTGGAGCGGTGCATGGACGTGACCGCCCAACTGGCGGCTGAGCATCTCGCGGATGCTGCCGTGGTCATCGCTCCCCGCAGCGCCCGCCGCCTGCCCGTCGTCCTGTGCCTGCGCGGCGGACGCCCACAGCGCTTCCAGTGGGACGTCGACCCGTCCGAGGTTCCCGGGCTGGCGGAGGCGATCCAGGGCTTTCCGCCGGTGCCGTCACGCTGGATCGATCCCGCGTCCGCTCCCGAGTGGCTCGTGCCGGAAGGCTTCGGGACGGTCGGGTCCATCGTCGTCACCCCACTGCCCGGGCACGGTGTACCGGCCGGCGCTCTGGTGCTGCTGCGACGCAGCGGAGAGACTGCGTTCAGCGACGGGGAGGAGATCTTCGCCCGGCTGTTCGCGGCCCGTTCAGGCGCCGCGATGTCCGCGGCCCGCCTCTATGCCGAGCAGTCGTCGTTGACGCAGACGCTGATGCGGGACCTGCTCCCCCCTGCCCTGCACCAGATCTCGGGTGTGGACTTCGCGGGCGGCTACCGCGCCTCCCGGGATCACGAGCGCATCGGCGGCGACTTCTACGACGTCCACCCCGCCTCCGTCGAAGGGGAGGAGTCCTTCGCGGTGCTGGGCGACGTGTGCGGCAAGGGAATGGAAGCCGCCGTCCTGACGGGGAAGATCCGCAACACCCTGCAGGCACTCCTGCCGATGGCAGGCGACCACCAGCGGATGATCGACCTGCTCAACGGCGCGCTCCTCAATTCCCACCACACCCGCTTCGCCACCCTGGTGATGGCGTCCGCCGTGCGCGAGGCCGGTTCCGTACGCCTGCGCGTGACGAGCGCCGGGCACCAGCCCGTCCTCATCGTGCGGCACGACGGCACGGTGGAGGAAGGATCCTCCCGCGGCACCCTCATCGGAACCTTCCCCAAGGCGCCGGCCACGACCATGCACGAGACGCTGGCGCCGGGCGAGTTCTGCATGCTGTTCACGGACGGCTTCACCGAGGCCAAAGGCGGCCCGCTGGGCGACGAGTTCTTCGGTGAGGACCGGCTCAGGGCAGCGCTGTCCCAGTGCGCGGGCATGCCGGCGGAAGCCGTCGTCGAGCACGTGCAGATGCTCGCCTCCCAGTGGGTGGGGAGCGGATCGCACGACGACATGGCCGTCATAGTGATCGCCTCGCCCCGTTCCCATCATCTGAGTGCGGTGGACGGTCATACCCGGGGCAGGTTCACCGCATGA
- a CDS encoding VOC family protein yields MASRFTELVVDCHDPERLAAFWCEVLDFKVIDRSEGKVEIGSWMPTVEDVRARQMPPTLVFIQVPEEKTVKNRLHLDVSPIDGSTEDEVTRLLGLGATRADVGQGPDRNWVVMADPEGNEFDVLRTLAPQT; encoded by the coding sequence ATGGCAAGTAGGTTCACCGAGTTGGTCGTTGACTGCCACGATCCGGAGAGGCTCGCGGCCTTCTGGTGCGAGGTCCTGGACTTCAAGGTGATCGACCGGAGCGAGGGCAAGGTCGAGATCGGCTCCTGGATGCCGACCGTCGAGGATGTTCGGGCCCGCCAGATGCCGCCCACCCTGGTGTTCATCCAGGTGCCCGAGGAGAAGACTGTGAAGAACCGGCTTCACCTCGACGTCAGCCCGATCGACGGCAGCACCGAGGACGAGGTGACCAGATTGCTCGGCCTCGGCGCCACCAGGGCGGACGTGGGCCAGGGCCCAGACCGAAACTGGGTGGTCATGGCAGACCCCGAAGGCAACGAGTTCGACGTCCTGCGCACCCTGGCACCGCAGACCTAG
- a CDS encoding dihydrofolate reductase family protein, which produces MRKLIYGMNLTLDGYIAAPGDDIGWSVPSDELFQFWSDQLQATDLSLYGRKLWQTMSSYWPTGDQQPNATPAEIEFARRWRDMAKVVFSSTIDKVDWNTRLVTGDALAEITRLRAEDGGPMDIGGATLAGAAMRAGLIDEYVLATAPVLVGGGTPFFTALDNWVNLNLVETRTFPCGVILTRYETRR; this is translated from the coding sequence ATGCGGAAACTGATCTACGGCATGAACCTGACCCTGGACGGCTACATCGCCGCGCCCGGCGACGACATCGGCTGGAGCGTGCCGAGCGACGAGCTGTTCCAGTTCTGGTCCGACCAGTTGCAGGCGACCGACCTGTCGCTGTACGGGCGCAAGCTGTGGCAGACGATGAGCTCCTACTGGCCGACCGGCGACCAGCAGCCCAACGCCACCCCGGCGGAGATCGAGTTCGCGCGCCGCTGGCGGGACATGGCGAAGGTGGTGTTCTCCTCGACGATCGACAAGGTCGACTGGAACACCCGCCTGGTCACCGGCGACGCGCTCGCCGAGATCACCCGGCTCAGGGCCGAGGACGGCGGCCCGATGGACATCGGCGGCGCGACGCTCGCCGGGGCGGCCATGCGGGCCGGGCTGATTGACGAGTACGTGCTGGCCACCGCGCCGGTCCTGGTGGGCGGCGGCACGCCGTTCTTCACCGCGCTGGACAACTGGGTGAACCTGAACCTGGTGGAGACGCGCACGTTTCCCTGCGGCGTGATCCTGACCAGGTACGAGACGAGGCGCTGA
- a CDS encoding DUF5133 domain-containing protein produces MLMAHPVVLQRLVAEYETLRDLHAENGSPNTEQRMQDVAYTLCVSTGTHDIDAALIAARHQLPGARPEDDSLLFAG; encoded by the coding sequence ATGTTGATGGCTCACCCGGTGGTTCTGCAGCGACTGGTCGCCGAGTACGAGACGCTGCGCGACCTGCACGCGGAGAACGGGAGCCCGAACACGGAGCAGCGCATGCAGGACGTGGCCTACACCCTGTGCGTGTCCACCGGCACCCATGACATCGACGCCGCCCTGATAGCCGCACGCCACCAACTGCCCGGCGCCCGGCCCGAAGACGACTCCCTGCTCTTCGCCGGCTGA
- a CDS encoding MarR family winged helix-turn-helix transcriptional regulator, with product MTDRLRPDLDHLRDAARQARSIAELFDVMWEQDRNGGPPPYIRVSQLRVMNIVDREDGIRMRALTRLLGAARPSVCRLVDRLQALGFVERRPWPDSGREVLLTLTPSGRRHLAQLRERREELLLEALATMPAHQRTAMAEGLAHLQSALADQPKLRLAPEDAPLVSVAQGQARSA from the coding sequence ATGACCGACCGCCTCCGGCCCGACCTCGATCACCTCCGCGACGCTGCCCGGCAGGCCCGCAGCATCGCGGAACTCTTCGACGTCATGTGGGAGCAGGACCGCAACGGGGGCCCGCCCCCCTACATCCGCGTCTCCCAGCTGCGCGTCATGAACATCGTGGATCGCGAGGACGGCATCCGCATGCGCGCCCTTACCCGACTCCTGGGCGCGGCACGCCCCTCCGTCTGCCGCCTGGTCGACCGTCTCCAGGCCCTCGGCTTCGTCGAACGCCGGCCCTGGCCCGACAGCGGCCGCGAAGTCCTTCTTACCCTGACCCCCTCCGGCCGCCGGCATCTGGCGCAGCTACGTGAACGGCGCGAGGAACTCCTCCTGGAAGCGCTCGCCACCATGCCCGCCCATCAGCGCACAGCGATGGCCGAAGGCCTCGCCCACCTGCAGAGTGCGCTGGCCGACCAGCCCAAGCTCCGCCTTGCTCCTGAGGACGCCCCTCTCGTCTCCGTGGCACAAGGGCAGGCGCGATCCGCCTGA
- a CDS encoding gamma-glutamyltransferase family protein gives MFTTRPTLQGTFGMVSSTHWLASQSAMAVLEDGGNAFDAAVAAGFVLHVVEPHLNGPAGEVPIILAPADGAVRVLCGQGGAPAGATIAHYRGLGLDLVPGTGPLAAAVPGAFDAWMLLLRDHGTKSLADVLKYAIGYAEDGHAPVERVGETVEAVRELFETEWTSSAEVYLPGGTAPRPGELFRNAALAATWKRLLAEVSAAGDREAEIEAAREVWRTGFIAEALVRQAGRPTMDTSGERHAGTLTATDLASWSAAYETPATYDWRGWTLCKAGPWSQGPVLLQQLALLPPELPPHGSADYVHLLVEGCKLAMADREAWYGDAAEVPLGALLSDEYNTARRALIGDEASYELRPGAPGGRTPRTSRHARLVASGEPGFDALAAPGAGEPTVARAAAEPEVAPDGSTRGDTCHLDVVDRWGNMVAATPSGGWLQSNPVVPELGFPLGTRLQMAWLEEGLPNSLTPGRRPRTTLTPSLALRDGVPVMAFGTPGGDQQDQWQTHFFLAVALRAEVRGGLDLQGAIDAPNWHNDSFPGSFYPRGMRPGSLTVESRTDSPVVAELRRRGHDVQVADAWSEGRLCAVARDPRTGVLSAAANPRGMQGYAVGR, from the coding sequence GTGTTCACGACCCGACCGACCCTCCAGGGCACCTTCGGCATGGTGTCCTCCACCCACTGGCTCGCCTCGCAGTCCGCCATGGCCGTCCTGGAGGACGGCGGCAACGCGTTCGACGCCGCCGTCGCCGCGGGCTTCGTCCTGCACGTCGTCGAGCCGCACCTCAACGGACCCGCGGGGGAGGTCCCGATCATCCTCGCCCCGGCGGACGGCGCGGTACGGGTGCTGTGCGGGCAGGGCGGCGCGCCCGCCGGGGCCACGATCGCGCACTACAGGGGACTCGGTCTGGATCTCGTACCCGGCACCGGCCCGCTCGCCGCGGCTGTTCCCGGCGCCTTCGACGCGTGGATGCTGCTCCTGCGCGACCACGGCACGAAGTCCCTCGCCGACGTCCTGAAGTACGCCATCGGATACGCCGAGGACGGGCACGCGCCCGTGGAGCGTGTCGGCGAGACGGTGGAGGCCGTCCGCGAACTGTTCGAGACGGAGTGGACGTCGTCCGCGGAGGTGTACCTGCCGGGCGGGACGGCACCGCGACCCGGTGAGCTCTTCCGCAACGCCGCACTCGCCGCCACCTGGAAGCGGCTGCTCGCCGAGGTGTCCGCGGCGGGGGACCGGGAGGCCGAGATCGAGGCGGCACGGGAGGTCTGGCGCACCGGATTCATCGCCGAGGCCCTGGTGCGCCAGGCCGGGCGGCCCACGATGGACACCAGTGGTGAGCGCCACGCCGGCACCCTGACGGCCACCGACCTCGCCTCCTGGTCCGCGGCCTACGAGACGCCGGCGACGTACGACTGGCGGGGCTGGACCCTGTGCAAGGCGGGCCCCTGGAGCCAGGGCCCGGTCCTCCTGCAGCAACTCGCCCTGCTCCCGCCGGAGCTGCCGCCGCACGGCTCCGCCGACTACGTCCACCTGCTCGTCGAGGGCTGCAAACTCGCCATGGCCGACCGGGAGGCCTGGTACGGGGACGCGGCCGAGGTGCCGCTCGGCGCGCTGCTGTCGGACGAGTACAACACCGCGCGCCGCGCCCTCATCGGCGACGAGGCCTCGTACGAGCTGCGCCCCGGCGCTCCCGGCGGGCGCACCCCGAGGACGAGCCGGCACGCCCGGCTGGTGGCCTCCGGGGAGCCCGGATTCGACGCCCTGGCCGCGCCCGGCGCGGGCGAACCCACCGTGGCCCGGGCGGCCGCCGAACCCGAGGTGGCACCGGACGGTTCCACCCGCGGCGACACCTGTCACCTCGACGTCGTGGACCGCTGGGGCAACATGGTCGCGGCCACCCCCAGCGGTGGCTGGCTCCAGTCCAACCCGGTCGTCCCGGAACTGGGCTTCCCGCTCGGCACCCGGCTGCAGATGGCCTGGCTGGAGGAGGGACTGCCCAACTCCCTGACGCCCGGCCGCCGTCCGCGCACCACCTTGACGCCTTCGCTCGCGTTGCGCGACGGAGTACCGGTCATGGCGTTCGGCACCCCGGGCGGCGACCAGCAGGACCAGTGGCAGACCCACTTCTTCCTGGCCGTGGCGCTGCGCGCCGAAGTACGCGGCGGGCTCGACCTCCAAGGGGCGATCGACGCGCCGAACTGGCACAACGACAGCTTCCCCGGCTCCTTCTACCCGCGCGGTATGCGTCCTGGCAGCCTCACCGTCGAGTCCCGCACCGACTCCCCCGTCGTTGCGGAACTGCGCCGCCGCGGTCACGACGTCCAGGTCGCCGACGCCTGGTCGGAGGGCCGGCTGTGCGCGGTCGCCCGGGACCCGCGCACCGGGGTGCTGTCCGCCGCGGCGAATCCGCGAGGGATGCAGGGGTACGCGGTCGGACGCTGA
- a CDS encoding endonuclease/exonuclease/phosphatase family protein, whose protein sequence is MSSLSQAAASGSSVAIGSPTPPPRGTELTLTWATDAPDPKNWIGVYPADRLPAGGSSSLVWAYVPGASGQTTLDTSGLSGGPYIVYLLAKDGYGVLAKTEPFSFAGAPVGDSVKLTTPAPHEGDKVSFHWTTGTPDPKNWIGVYDGDRQPGHGSSLAWEYTPAATGDITLDTSGLSGGPYTAYLLAKDGYGILAETAAFSFAVRPEIPRPHAAVDAVTTEPQTAGRDFSVKLGGLWIRPEGNAAGSATFKRIGGDSWLTVATDGTVSGRAPLSAPRRPGRVVAAVTDSAVGSDTVTVQVPVRTSRERLRLKVATLNLWDAGTHVDGFLEKQLRLVLTQGLDVVALQECGDKAAEALAGALGWHAHQAGGLGMVSRYPLGDVVAPTAALPAAAATLHLPGDRTVRLWTAQLDEADYGPYALLSGRTPAQVEAAEKGTARYRQARALVAALRPELASRTPVVLAAGLASPSHHDWTSRTASAHGGAGRVRWPVTEALEKAGLVDAFRDAHADPKKSPGITWSPVRPQRESGGGAEPQDRIDQIQYAGRLKVLEAHSLFTGWPRPVPDTAANGWPSDHAAAVVTFSLSARG, encoded by the coding sequence GTGTCATCCCTCTCACAGGCCGCCGCGTCCGGGAGCAGCGTCGCGATCGGCTCCCCGACGCCCCCGCCGCGCGGCACCGAACTGACCCTCACCTGGGCGACGGACGCCCCCGACCCCAAGAACTGGATCGGCGTCTACCCCGCCGACCGGCTGCCCGCCGGCGGCAGCAGCTCCCTCGTGTGGGCATACGTGCCCGGCGCGTCCGGGCAGACCACCCTCGACACCTCCGGCCTGAGCGGCGGGCCGTACATCGTGTACCTGCTGGCCAAGGACGGCTACGGCGTCCTCGCCAAGACGGAGCCGTTCAGCTTCGCGGGCGCCCCCGTCGGCGACTCCGTCAAGCTGACGACCCCCGCCCCGCACGAGGGCGACAAGGTCTCCTTTCACTGGACGACCGGCACACCCGACCCGAAGAACTGGATCGGGGTGTACGACGGCGACCGGCAGCCGGGTCACGGCTCCTCCCTCGCCTGGGAGTACACCCCGGCCGCCACCGGGGACATCACCCTGGACACCTCCGGCCTGAGCGGCGGGCCGTACACCGCCTACCTGCTGGCCAAGGACGGCTACGGCATCCTCGCCGAGACCGCCGCGTTCAGCTTCGCCGTGCGCCCCGAGATCCCGCGCCCGCACGCGGCCGTGGACGCCGTCACCACCGAGCCGCAGACCGCGGGCAGGGACTTCTCGGTGAAGCTGGGCGGCCTGTGGATCAGGCCCGAGGGCAACGCCGCCGGCAGCGCGACCTTCAAGCGGATCGGTGGCGACTCCTGGCTGACGGTGGCCACCGACGGCACGGTCAGCGGCAGGGCCCCGCTCTCGGCGCCCCGCAGACCCGGCCGAGTGGTCGCCGCCGTCACCGACAGCGCCGTCGGCAGCGACACCGTCACCGTCCAGGTGCCGGTGCGCACCTCCCGGGAACGGCTCCGGCTGAAGGTGGCCACGCTGAACCTCTGGGACGCCGGCACCCACGTCGACGGCTTCCTGGAGAAGCAGCTGCGGCTGGTGCTCACCCAGGGCCTGGACGTCGTGGCGCTCCAGGAATGCGGTGACAAAGCGGCCGAGGCCCTCGCCGGGGCGCTCGGTTGGCACGCGCACCAGGCCGGCGGCCTCGGCATGGTGAGCCGCTACCCGCTCGGCGACGTCGTCGCCCCGACCGCGGCGCTCCCGGCCGCGGCGGCGACGCTGCACCTGCCCGGCGACCGCACGGTACGCCTGTGGACCGCCCAGTTGGACGAAGCCGACTACGGGCCGTACGCGCTGTTGTCGGGCCGGACGCCCGCGCAGGTCGAGGCGGCGGAGAAGGGGACGGCCCGCTACCGGCAGGCGCGGGCGCTGGTCGCCGCCCTGCGGCCGGAACTCGCCTCGCGCACCCCCGTCGTGCTGGCGGCCGGACTAGCCTCGCCGTCCCACCACGACTGGACGAGCCGGACCGCGTCCGCGCACGGGGGAGCGGGCCGGGTCCGCTGGCCCGTCACCGAGGCGCTGGAGAAGGCGGGTCTCGTCGACGCCTTCCGCGACGCCCACGCCGACCCGAAGAAGTCACCCGGCATCACCTGGTCCCCCGTCAGGCCGCAGCGCGAGAGCGGTGGCGGGGCGGAACCGCAGGACCGGATCGACCAGATCCAGTACGCGGGGCGGCTCAAGGTCCTGGAGGCACACAGCCTGTTCACCGGCTGGCCCCGGCCGGTCCCGGACACCGCCGCCAACGGCTGGCCCTCCGACCACGCCGCCGCCGTCGTCACCTTCTCCCTGTCCGCCCGCGGCTGA
- a CDS encoding B12-binding domain-containing protein (Presence of a B(12) (cobalamin)-binding domain implies dependence on cobalamin itself, in one of its several forms, or in some unusual lineages, dependence on a cobalamin-like analog.), with protein MSTLTAVSFEDRTDQLWRAVAAGDEHAATAVVFDALKDGVTAERALLDLIASVQRKVGEEWAANRMTVAQEHAATAINDRAVSALSHHYDAHTAQARGRVIVACVDGEWHGLPARILAEVLKLRGWTVDYLGAQVPPTHLITHLHQTGPDMVALSSSIATRLPTAHAAITAVQATNTPVLVGGAAFGVHGQYARMLGADAWAPDAAAAADRLDQGPLPQPRPAHQPIDDLPHLADQEYTMVARTHTNLVRTVMNGLEERFPAMRDYTALQRQHTAEDIAHIVHFLATALYTNDAELLTSFLTWTAGILTARGVPARSLIPALDILGEQLKDFPRATLMLTEATDHLTGTRSVNASDSRNSG; from the coding sequence ATGAGTACCCTCACCGCTGTCTCCTTCGAGGACCGGACCGATCAGCTGTGGCGGGCGGTCGCCGCCGGCGACGAGCACGCCGCCACCGCGGTGGTCTTCGACGCCCTCAAGGACGGCGTCACCGCGGAGCGAGCGCTCCTGGACCTCATTGCCTCCGTGCAGCGCAAGGTGGGCGAGGAGTGGGCCGCCAACCGCATGACCGTTGCGCAGGAGCACGCCGCCACCGCGATCAACGACCGGGCCGTCTCCGCGCTCTCCCACCACTACGACGCTCACACCGCTCAGGCCCGCGGCCGGGTCATCGTGGCGTGCGTGGACGGCGAATGGCACGGCCTGCCCGCCCGCATCCTGGCCGAGGTCCTGAAACTCCGAGGCTGGACGGTCGACTATCTCGGCGCGCAGGTTCCCCCCACCCACCTGATCACCCACCTCCACCAGACCGGACCCGACATGGTGGCCCTCTCCAGTTCCATCGCCACCCGCCTGCCGACCGCGCATGCCGCCATCACGGCGGTTCAGGCGACGAACACGCCTGTTCTGGTGGGCGGGGCGGCCTTCGGCGTGCACGGCCAGTACGCTCGCATGCTCGGTGCGGACGCCTGGGCGCCCGATGCGGCCGCGGCCGCGGACCGGCTCGATCAGGGACCGCTGCCGCAGCCCCGGCCGGCGCATCAGCCCATCGACGATCTGCCGCACCTGGCCGACCAGGAATACACGATGGTCGCCCGCACCCACACCAACCTGGTGCGCACCGTCATGAACGGGCTCGAGGAACGCTTTCCGGCGATGCGGGATTACACGGCCTTGCAGCGTCAGCACACGGCTGAGGACATTGCGCACATTGTGCATTTCCTGGCTACCGCCCTCTACACGAACGACGCCGAGCTCCTCACCAGCTTCCTGACCTGGACGGCCGGGATCCTCACGGCCCGCGGCGTTCCCGCCCGCTCCCTCATTCCGGCTCTGGACATTCTTGGCGAGCAGCTCAAAGACTTCCCCCGGGCCACTCTCATGCTCACCGAGGCAACCGACCATCTCACCGGGACAAGGTCCGTGAACGCCTCCGACTCCAGGAACAGTGGATGA
- a CDS encoding STAS domain-containing protein, whose amino-acid sequence MTPPAGIELITTPSGDRTAVHLEVHGFLDYDCADHFLALASRQLTDNPDLRVLRLDCGHLGGLDSMGLAVLLMLHRRTNAAGVTLFLDNRRPTLERMLDITGALAHLIPDHADSPDVSAESQGMAYRHTSEGGTSVDRTSRPAGPEVGG is encoded by the coding sequence ATGACGCCGCCGGCCGGAATAGAACTCATCACCACCCCCAGCGGCGACAGGACTGCGGTGCATCTGGAGGTGCACGGGTTTCTGGACTACGACTGCGCCGACCACTTCCTGGCCCTCGCCTCTCGGCAGCTCACCGACAACCCGGACCTGCGTGTCCTGCGCCTGGACTGCGGCCACCTGGGGGGTCTCGACTCGATGGGGCTGGCCGTGCTGCTGATGCTCCACCGCCGCACCAACGCGGCAGGCGTCACGCTGTTCCTCGACAACCGGCGTCCGACTCTCGAGCGGATGCTGGACATCACCGGCGCACTCGCCCACCTCATACCCGACCATGCGGATTCGCCCGACGTGTCGGCCGAGTCCCAGGGCATGGCATATCGTCATACGTCCGAAGGCGGCACGTCGGTCGACCGCACGAGTCGCCCAGCGGGACCGGAGGTCGGCGGCTGA
- a CDS encoding inositol monophosphatase family protein — MIGHTETIDEFLAHRTTDVEEAVRHAAAAEIMPRFRQLAAHEIDQKSGPHDLVTDADRKAEEYLTEKLAKLLPGSVVVGEEAVHADPATYDAIQGPAPVWIVDPVDGTRQFVRGEAGFCTLVALTLGGVVHASWTYAPARDQLAVALRGRGARLDGQPLRSGSPAPGRDLEIATSHPDYTTDEQKRALLGLDTEGVRPRPCGSAGLEYLAVARGELDATAFSWEAAWDHAAGLLLVEEAGGTHLTLTGEPFRVTGGNALPFTAARDEATARRVRELLAAGA; from the coding sequence ATGATCGGACACACCGAAACCATCGACGAGTTTCTCGCTCACCGCACGACCGATGTCGAAGAAGCGGTCCGCCACGCGGCCGCCGCAGAGATCATGCCCCGCTTCAGGCAGCTCGCCGCGCACGAGATCGACCAGAAGAGCGGCCCGCACGACCTCGTCACGGACGCCGACCGCAAGGCCGAGGAGTACCTCACCGAAAAGCTCGCCAAGCTGCTGCCCGGCTCGGTCGTGGTCGGCGAGGAGGCGGTCCACGCCGACCCGGCGACGTACGACGCGATCCAGGGCCCGGCGCCGGTCTGGATAGTCGACCCGGTCGACGGCACCCGCCAGTTCGTCCGCGGCGAGGCCGGTTTCTGCACGCTCGTCGCCCTCACCCTGGGCGGCGTCGTCCACGCCTCCTGGACCTACGCGCCGGCCCGTGACCAGCTCGCCGTCGCCCTCCGCGGCCGGGGCGCCCGCCTCGACGGACAGCCGCTGCGCTCCGGCTCGCCCGCGCCCGGCCGCGACCTGGAGATAGCCACCTCGCACCCCGACTACACGACGGACGAGCAGAAGCGCGCCCTGCTCGGACTGGACACCGAGGGCGTCCGGCCGCGCCCGTGCGGCTCGGCCGGCCTGGAGTACCTCGCCGTCGCCCGCGGCGAACTGGACGCGACGGCCTTCTCCTGGGAGGCGGCCTGGGACCACGCGGCGGGTCTGCTGCTGGTCGAGGAGGCGGGCGGCACCCACCTGACACTGACGGGCGAGCCGTTCCGCGTCACCGGCGGCAACGCGCTGCCGTTCACAGCGGCCCGGGACGAGGCGACGGCCCGCCGGGTACGGGAGCTGCTGGCCGCCGGAGCCTGA